The following are encoded together in the Nocardioides okcheonensis genome:
- a CDS encoding FhaA domain-containing protein: MNALQRFEQRLEGLISGVFARAFRSAVQPVEIAAALQRECDNNAQVMSRQRRLVPNDFHVELSATDLERIGGLGRALEQDLVDQLQDHADAQGYVFTGPVTIAFEEADDLTTGRFRIRSKAQASVTDNDQRTRTRASHATLEVNGTRHPLRPPGLVVGRGTEADLRINDPGVSRRHLELEVSVDGVEAVDLGSTNGILVDGSKVARARLRDGSTIRIGHTDMTVRIDGGRDEAGGWNV, encoded by the coding sequence ATGAACGCCCTGCAGCGCTTCGAGCAGCGGCTCGAGGGACTCATCTCCGGAGTCTTCGCCCGCGCCTTCCGCAGCGCGGTGCAGCCCGTCGAGATCGCGGCCGCGCTGCAGCGCGAGTGCGACAACAACGCCCAGGTGATGAGCCGCCAGCGCCGCCTGGTGCCCAACGACTTCCACGTCGAGCTGTCCGCGACCGACCTCGAGCGCATCGGCGGCCTCGGTCGCGCGCTCGAGCAGGACCTCGTCGACCAGCTGCAGGACCACGCCGACGCGCAGGGCTACGTCTTCACCGGTCCGGTCACCATCGCCTTCGAGGAGGCCGACGACCTCACCACCGGCCGCTTCCGGATCCGCAGCAAGGCGCAGGCCAGCGTCACCGACAACGACCAACGCACCCGCACGCGTGCCTCGCACGCGACCCTCGAGGTCAACGGCACCCGCCACCCGCTGCGCCCGCCGGGCCTGGTCGTCGGGCGCGGCACCGAGGCCGACCTGCGGATCAACGACCCGGGCGTGAGCCGGCGCCACCTCGAGCTCGAGGTGTCGGTCGACGGGGTCGAGGCGGTCGACCTCGGCTCGACCAACGGGATCCTGGTGGACGGCTCCAAGGTGGCCCGGGCGCGCCTGCGCGACGGCTCGACCATCCGGATCGGCCACACCGACATGACGGTCCGCATCGACGGCGGCCGCGACGAGGCCGGGGGCTGGAATGTCTGA
- a CDS encoding FHA domain-containing protein FhaB/FipA: MSELTLFLIRAAFLAVLWIFVLSAISVIRSDMFGARVPETARGSGPVPTGRKPKAPRKPRRGAPTHLLVVEGENPGVRAELADAPLLIGRGSDAAIKLDDDYVSTRHARIASSGDEWFVEDLGSTNGTYVGPVRITQPTTIGLGVQVRVGKTILELRK; encoded by the coding sequence ATGTCTGAGCTGACCCTGTTCCTGATCCGCGCGGCGTTCCTCGCCGTGCTCTGGATCTTCGTCCTCTCGGCGATCTCGGTGATCCGCTCGGACATGTTCGGGGCCCGCGTCCCCGAGACCGCCCGCGGCTCCGGGCCGGTCCCGACCGGGCGCAAGCCCAAGGCGCCGCGCAAGCCGCGCCGCGGCGCGCCGACCCACCTGCTGGTCGTCGAGGGCGAGAACCCCGGCGTCCGCGCCGAGCTCGCCGACGCGCCCCTCCTCATCGGGCGGGGCAGCGACGCCGCGATCAAGCTCGACGACGACTACGTCTCGACCCGCCACGCCCGCATCGCCAGCAGCGGCGACGAGTGGTTCGTGGAGGACCTCGGCTCCACCAACGGCACCTACGTCGGTCCCGTGCGCATCACCCAGCCCACCACGATCGGTCTCGGGGTGCAGGTGCGCGTCGGGAAGACGATCCTGGAGCTGCGCAAGTGA
- a CDS encoding protein-glutamate methylesterase/protein-glutamine glutaminase: protein MSRKVRVLVVDDSVVVRRLVAEALAADPQIEVVGTAANGRVALAKIAQVNPDLVTLDIEMPVMDGLETLRHLRPLHPRLPVVMFSTLTERGATATLDALELGASDYVTKPANVGSVMASMEAVRQQLVPKIHGLCRRIIAPPAPPRPLLTAPVAPLAPRGRPATATNQVDVVAIGASTGGPDALSAVLAALPADLGVPVVVVQHMPPVFTRQFADRLNGKVPLHVSEASAGDPVVAGGVLVAPGDHHLRFRGTRALPSGIVAALDQGTPEHYCRPAVDVMFRSVVETWGGHVLAVVLTGMGSDGASGCAAVVAAGGSALVQDEATSVVWGMPRAVVEAGVPAQVLPLHQIGPAIVDRVRRGRRGPYSPREAALA from the coding sequence ATGTCGCGAAAGGTACGGGTGCTGGTCGTCGACGACTCCGTCGTCGTGCGCCGGCTCGTCGCCGAGGCACTGGCCGCGGACCCGCAGATCGAGGTCGTCGGCACGGCCGCCAACGGCCGCGTGGCACTGGCCAAGATCGCCCAGGTGAACCCGGACCTGGTCACGCTCGACATCGAGATGCCCGTGATGGACGGGCTCGAGACCCTGCGGCACCTGCGCCCGCTCCACCCGCGGCTGCCGGTCGTGATGTTCTCCACCCTCACCGAGCGTGGTGCCACCGCGACCCTGGACGCCCTCGAGCTCGGCGCGAGCGACTACGTCACCAAGCCGGCCAACGTCGGCAGCGTGATGGCCTCGATGGAGGCTGTGCGGCAGCAGCTGGTGCCGAAGATCCACGGCCTGTGCCGCCGGATCATCGCCCCGCCCGCCCCGCCGCGGCCCCTGCTGACCGCCCCGGTCGCACCGCTCGCACCCCGTGGCCGGCCCGCGACGGCCACGAACCAGGTCGACGTGGTGGCGATCGGGGCCTCCACCGGAGGCCCCGACGCCCTGTCCGCGGTGCTCGCCGCCCTGCCCGCCGACCTCGGCGTCCCGGTCGTGGTCGTGCAGCACATGCCCCCGGTCTTCACGCGGCAGTTCGCCGACCGGCTCAACGGCAAGGTCCCGCTCCACGTGAGCGAGGCCAGTGCCGGCGACCCCGTGGTGGCCGGCGGCGTGCTCGTCGCGCCCGGTGACCACCACCTCCGCTTCCGCGGCACGCGGGCCCTCCCCTCGGGCATCGTGGCGGCCCTCGACCAGGGCACCCCGGAGCACTACTGCCGCCCGGCCGTCGACGTGATGTTCCGGTCGGTCGTCGAGACGTGGGGCGGCCACGTGCTGGCCGTCGTGCTCACCGGCATGGGCTCCGACGGGGCCAGCGGGTGTGCCGCGGTCGTCGCGGCCGGCGGCTCCGCGCTCGTGCAGGACGAGGCCACCTCGGTCGTGTGGGGGATGCCCCGGGCGGTCGTCGAGGCCGGCGTCCCCGCGCAGGTCCTGCCGCTCCACCAGATCGGTCCAGCCATCGTCGACCGCGTGCGCCGCGGGCGCCGCGGCCCCTACTCCCCCCGAGAGGCGGCCCTCGCATGA
- a CDS encoding methyl-accepting chemotaxis protein, which translates to MTVLNPPASRTQAVRARSGRAQAAPTSRRGLLDRFRDLPTARKLLVGYLVLVAMMAVVGAIGLQQLSASENRIESLYTDSYEASLNLAAINVDEANVSAVLEEAMLDGMTPELKAEMDKLATDVNANWDAYLATDTTGREKVIAQFEKSLAAFRSVRDDTVLPLLADGKLGQANTAKHEQLDPAAQQLTDDLGTVIDTEKAISKDLITASKSAYANARVLIIGLVLVAGALGIALAVFLGRLVARPLQRTVEVLELVAAGRLDQSLEVDSADEIGRMSTALNGALGKLASAMGQMDANARSLASASEELSSVSGQMSGSASESSSQAGLVSAAAEQVSRNVQTVATGTEEMSASIREIAQNASNAAGVAAQAVVVAESTNATVAKLGDSSAEVGNVIKVINSIAEQTNLLALNATIEAARAGEAGKGFAVVANEVKELAQETGKATEDIGRRIEAIQSDTEAAVAAIAEIAEIIGQINDTQATIASAVEEQTATTNEMSRNVAEAATGSSDIAVNVTGVARSASDTQAAANSTSQAADELARMAAEMRTLVGQFQY; encoded by the coding sequence ATGACCGTGCTGAACCCCCCGGCCAGCCGCACGCAGGCCGTCCGTGCCCGCAGCGGGCGCGCCCAGGCCGCTCCCACCTCGCGGCGCGGCCTGCTGGACCGCTTCCGGGACCTGCCGACCGCACGCAAGCTGCTCGTCGGCTACCTCGTCCTCGTCGCGATGATGGCGGTGGTCGGCGCGATCGGGCTGCAGCAGCTGAGCGCGTCCGAGAACCGGATCGAGTCGCTCTACACCGACAGCTACGAGGCCTCGCTCAACCTCGCCGCCATCAACGTCGACGAGGCGAACGTCTCCGCGGTGCTGGAGGAGGCGATGCTCGACGGGATGACGCCTGAGCTCAAGGCCGAGATGGACAAGCTCGCCACCGACGTCAACGCGAACTGGGACGCCTACCTGGCCACCGACACCACCGGCCGCGAGAAGGTCATCGCGCAGTTCGAGAAGTCGCTCGCCGCCTTCCGCTCGGTCCGCGACGACACCGTCCTGCCCCTCCTCGCCGACGGCAAGCTGGGCCAGGCCAACACCGCCAAGCACGAGCAGCTCGACCCGGCGGCACAGCAGCTGACCGACGACCTCGGCACCGTCATCGACACCGAGAAGGCCATCTCGAAGGACCTCATCACCGCGTCCAAGAGCGCGTACGCCAACGCACGGGTGCTGATCATCGGCCTGGTGCTCGTGGCCGGCGCCCTGGGCATCGCCCTGGCCGTGTTCCTGGGTCGCCTGGTGGCGCGTCCGCTGCAGCGCACCGTCGAGGTGCTGGAGCTCGTGGCCGCCGGTCGCCTGGACCAGAGCCTGGAGGTGGACTCGGCCGACGAGATCGGGCGGATGAGCACGGCGTTGAACGGTGCGTTGGGGAAGCTGGCGTCGGCGATGGGTCAGATGGATGCGAATGCGCGGTCGTTGGCGTCGGCGTCGGAGGAGCTGTCGTCGGTGTCGGGTCAGATGAGTGGGTCGGCGTCGGAGTCGTCGTCGCAGGCGGGTCTGGTGTCTGCGGCGGCGGAGCAGGTGTCGCGGAACGTGCAGACGGTGGCGACGGGGACCGAGGAGATGTCGGCGTCGATCCGCGAGATCGCGCAGAACGCGTCGAATGCTGCGGGTGTGGCGGCGCAGGCGGTGGTGGTGGCGGAGTCGACGAACGCGACGGTGGCGAAGCTGGGTGATTCGTCGGCGGAGGTCGGGAACGTGATCAAGGTGATCAACTCGATCGCGGAGCAGACGAACCTGTTGGCGTTGAACGCGACGATCGAGGCGGCTCGTGCGGGTGAGGCGGGCAAGGGTTTCGCGGTGGTGGCCAACGAGGTCAAGGAGCTGGCGCAGGAGACGGGGAAGGCGACCGAGGACATCGGGCGTCGGATCGAGGCGATCCAGTCGGACACGGAGGCTGCGGTGGCGGCGATCGCTGAGATCGCGGAGATCATCGGTCAGATCAATGACACGCAGGCCACGATCGCGTCGGCGGTGGAGGAGCAGACGGCGACGACGAACGAGATGAGCCGGAACGTGGCGGAGGCGGCGACGGGGTCGAGTGACATCGCGGTGAACGTGACGGGTGTGGCGCGTAGTGCCTCGGACACGCAGGCGGCGGCGAACTCGACGTCGCAGGCGGCTGACGAGCTGGCCCGGATGGCGGCCGAGATGCGCACCCTCGTCGGCCAGTTCCAGTACTGA
- a CDS encoding response regulator, with translation MHALVIDDSRTMRMMLARQLQSLGFDVLQAGDGKEALEVLEEHRGDLPVLATVDWNMPVMNGLEFVHAVRADLGLRDVTLMMVTTEAEQGQIVRALAAGAHEYLIKPFSAEAFVDKIDYLGLNPQRGVA, from the coding sequence ATGCACGCCCTCGTGATCGACGACTCCCGCACGATGCGGATGATGCTCGCGCGCCAGCTCCAGAGCCTGGGCTTCGACGTGCTCCAGGCCGGCGACGGCAAGGAGGCGCTCGAGGTGCTCGAGGAGCACCGCGGCGATCTCCCGGTGCTCGCGACCGTCGACTGGAACATGCCGGTGATGAACGGGCTGGAGTTCGTGCACGCCGTGCGTGCGGATCTCGGCCTGCGCGACGTCACGCTGATGATGGTGACCACCGAGGCCGAGCAGGGGCAGATCGTGCGGGCACTCGCCGCCGGCGCCCACGAGTACCTGATCAAGCCGTTCTCCGCCGAGGCGTTCGTCGACAAGATCGACTACCTCGGCCTCAACCCGCAAAGGGGTGTCGCATGA
- a CDS encoding chemotaxis protein CheA, giving the protein MDGLDEIIGEFLVESHENLDQLDRDLIALERDPSSSTLLASVFRTIHTIKGTSGFLAFSILESVTHVGESLLARLRDGELALTPGLTSLLLEVVDAVRSLLTNIEHTGAEGTETYDGLVARLAAVLDGELPEDPAAPEADEAADETDSDEPAEEPAEESEHDLPAPATLGVVPARTDAADVPDTAAAEEPAEGRRSVADSTIRVDVALLDSLMNLVGELVLTRNQMLQRVATREDVELARTTHRLNLVAGELQESVMKMRLQQIDTLWSKLPRVVRDLSVQLGKSVELDMRGKETELDKTILEAVRDPLTHLVRNSIDHGIEKPDVRTAQGKPAHGTLSMRAFHEGGQVNIEITDDGAGIDPARLRDKAVSKGLMDRETAARLSDHEAVNLIFTPGFSTAEGVTNVSGRGVGMDVVRTNIERIGGAIDLSSEPGSGTTVRIRIPLTLAIIPALVVSAAGHRFAIPQVNLLELVRLDAAQAATAIESVHGSPVYRLRGRLLPLVDLRETLDLPGVERETTYVAVLKADNQQYGLVVDDILDTEEIVVKPLGTHLRQLPLYAGATIMGDGAVALILDATALARRAGMTPEAELGTLAAHGADASEDAASLLLVELGDGRRAAIPVAAVDRLEEIERGRIERAGHHEVVQHRGQILPLVRLDHVLHGDAGHQGLSTLQVVVCRQGEQQAGVVVNAILDIVEATLDARTPLDSTGGDGSAVVSGHVTELVDIAQVFAGLPSGDRLAWSA; this is encoded by the coding sequence ATGGACGGCCTCGACGAGATCATCGGCGAGTTCCTGGTCGAGAGCCACGAGAACCTCGACCAGCTGGACCGCGACCTCATCGCGCTGGAGCGCGACCCCTCCTCCTCCACGCTGCTCGCCAGCGTCTTCCGCACCATCCACACGATCAAGGGCACCAGCGGCTTCCTGGCGTTCTCGATCCTGGAGTCGGTGACGCACGTCGGCGAGAGCCTGCTGGCCCGCCTGCGCGACGGCGAGCTGGCCCTGACCCCCGGCCTCACCAGCCTGCTGCTCGAGGTCGTCGATGCCGTCCGCTCCCTGCTCACCAACATCGAGCACACCGGGGCCGAGGGCACCGAGACGTACGACGGGCTGGTGGCGCGCCTCGCGGCCGTGCTCGACGGCGAGCTGCCCGAGGACCCCGCCGCGCCCGAGGCCGACGAGGCTGCCGACGAGACCGACTCCGACGAGCCGGCCGAGGAGCCGGCCGAGGAGTCGGAGCACGACCTGCCCGCCCCCGCGACGCTGGGTGTCGTCCCGGCCCGCACCGACGCCGCCGACGTGCCGGACACCGCCGCCGCCGAGGAGCCGGCCGAGGGCCGCCGCTCGGTGGCCGACAGCACCATCCGCGTCGACGTCGCGCTGCTCGACTCGCTGATGAACCTGGTCGGCGAGCTGGTGCTCACCCGCAACCAGATGCTCCAGCGCGTCGCCACGCGCGAGGACGTCGAGCTGGCCCGCACCACCCACCGGCTCAACCTGGTGGCCGGCGAGCTGCAGGAGAGCGTCATGAAGATGCGCCTGCAGCAGATCGACACGCTGTGGAGCAAGCTGCCCCGCGTCGTCCGCGACCTCTCGGTGCAGCTCGGCAAGAGCGTCGAGCTGGACATGCGCGGCAAGGAGACCGAGCTCGACAAGACCATCCTCGAGGCGGTCCGCGACCCGCTGACCCACCTGGTCCGCAACAGCATCGACCACGGCATCGAGAAGCCCGACGTCCGCACCGCGCAGGGGAAGCCGGCCCACGGCACCCTGTCGATGCGCGCCTTCCACGAGGGCGGCCAGGTCAACATCGAGATCACCGACGACGGCGCCGGCATCGACCCCGCCCGGCTGCGCGACAAGGCCGTCTCGAAGGGCCTGATGGACCGCGAGACCGCGGCGCGCCTGAGCGACCACGAGGCCGTCAACCTGATCTTCACGCCCGGGTTCTCCACCGCCGAGGGCGTCACCAACGTGTCGGGCCGCGGCGTCGGGATGGACGTGGTGCGCACCAACATCGAGCGCATCGGCGGCGCGATCGACCTCTCCAGCGAGCCCGGCTCGGGCACGACGGTCCGGATCCGGATCCCGCTGACGCTGGCGATCATCCCCGCCCTGGTGGTCTCCGCGGCCGGGCACCGGTTCGCGATCCCGCAGGTCAACCTGCTCGAGCTGGTCCGCCTCGACGCGGCGCAGGCCGCGACCGCGATCGAGAGCGTGCACGGCTCGCCGGTCTACCGGCTGCGCGGTCGCCTGCTCCCGCTGGTCGACCTGCGCGAGACCCTCGACCTCCCCGGCGTCGAGCGCGAGACGACCTACGTCGCGGTGCTCAAGGCCGACAACCAGCAGTACGGCCTGGTCGTCGACGACATCCTCGACACCGAGGAGATCGTGGTGAAGCCGCTCGGCACGCACCTGCGCCAGCTGCCGCTCTACGCCGGCGCCACCATCATGGGCGACGGCGCGGTCGCGCTCATCCTGGACGCCACCGCCCTCGCCCGGCGCGCCGGCATGACCCCCGAGGCCGAGCTCGGCACGCTCGCCGCGCACGGCGCCGACGCCAGCGAGGACGCGGCCTCCCTGCTCCTCGTCGAGCTCGGCGACGGTCGTCGCGCGGCGATCCCCGTCGCGGCGGTCGACCGGCTCGAGGAGATCGAGCGCGGCCGCATCGAGCGGGCCGGCCACCACGAGGTCGTCCAGCACCGCGGCCAGATCCTCCCGCTGGTGCGCCTCGACCACGTGCTCCACGGCGACGCCGGCCACCAGGGGCTCTCCACGCTCCAGGTGGTGGTGTGCCGCCAGGGCGAGCAGCAGGCCGGGGTGGTCGTCAACGCGATCCTCGACATCGTCGAGGCCACGCTGGACGCGCGTACGCCCCTCGACTCCACCGGCGGCGACGGCTCGGCCGTCGTGTCGGGCCACGTCACCGAGCTCGTCGACATCGCCCAGGTCTTCGCCGGACTCCCGTCCGGTGACCGCCTGGCCTGGTCGGCCTAG
- a CDS encoding chemotaxis protein CheW has translation MSQYCTFALDGHVFGVPVSSVQEVLRSQDLTVVPLAPDEIAGLLNLRGQIVTMLELRARLGLPPREPDAPSVNVVVKSPDGSAVSLVVDEIGDVLAPSRDAFEAPPDTVPASIRSLVTRVCKLDTHLMLLLDTERAVTSEGMS, from the coding sequence ATGTCCCAGTACTGCACCTTCGCCCTCGACGGACACGTCTTCGGCGTCCCGGTCTCCTCCGTCCAGGAGGTGCTGCGCTCGCAGGACCTCACGGTGGTGCCCCTGGCACCCGACGAGATCGCCGGCCTGCTCAACCTCCGCGGCCAGATCGTCACGATGCTCGAGCTCCGGGCCCGGCTGGGGCTCCCGCCCCGCGAGCCCGACGCCCCGTCGGTCAACGTCGTCGTGAAGTCGCCGGACGGCAGCGCCGTCAGCCTGGTCGTCGACGAGATCGGCGACGTCCTCGCTCCCTCGAGGGACGCCTTCGAGGCACCGCCGGACACCGTGCCGGCCTCCATCCGCAGCCTCGTGACCCGCGTCTGCAAGCTCGACACCCACCTCATGCTCCTGCTCGACACCGAGCGCGCAGTCACCTCCGAAGGAATGTCATGA
- a CDS encoding response regulator has translation MKILIADDSRVMRQIVIRTLRQAGYGGHDLIEAENGAVALELVHTQSPDLVLSDWNMPEMNGIDLLRALRASGQQVPFGFVTSEGTPEMVDRAMSSGALFLIAKPFTADSFRDQLDAVVA, from the coding sequence ATGAAGATCCTCATCGCCGACGACAGCCGGGTGATGCGCCAGATCGTCATCCGCACGCTGCGCCAGGCCGGCTACGGCGGCCACGACCTGATCGAGGCCGAGAACGGAGCCGTGGCGCTCGAGCTGGTGCACACGCAGTCGCCCGACCTCGTCCTGTCCGACTGGAACATGCCCGAGATGAACGGCATCGACCTGCTCCGGGCGCTGCGCGCCAGCGGCCAGCAGGTGCCGTTCGGGTTCGTCACCTCCGAGGGGACCCCCGAGATGGTGGACCGCGCGATGTCGTCGGGCGCGCTGTTCCTCATCGCCAAGCCGTTCACCGCGGACTCCTTCCGCGACCAGCTCGACGCGGTGGTCGCATGA
- a CDS encoding PP2C family protein-serine/threonine phosphatase, producing MYLHYSAISDVGRVRRENQDSGYAGPWLLTVCDGVGGAVRGDLASSTAVQALRKLDREPDDDVVGQVAGALHRADDRIAELVEEDPALNGTSTTATVALFDGTRFAIGHIGDSRAYLQRRGQLRQLTHDHTFVQSLIDEGRITEEQSRTHPHRNLILKALDGIRHEEPDLFEFPAEPGDRVLVCSDGACGTLTDDRIADILASGTPDYAAVELVRASLEAGSTDNVTCVVAEVSEQPPAEDLAPLLVGAAADLPRRTPLSGAAGAVGGLFRGHRSGDTGEIPPVPGDVPEGAFAADPIDHETARYAPRPPRRFAWLRRLLVLAVVLGVAWVVLAAGWSWSQQQFYVAEQDGKVAIFRGIDASLPGVSLSHPYETTDVDLDRLSDIDAEQVREGIEADSLDDARLTVDNYAARQDVG from the coding sequence ATGTACCTCCACTACTCGGCGATCTCCGACGTGGGGCGGGTGCGTCGCGAGAACCAGGACAGCGGCTACGCCGGTCCGTGGCTGCTCACGGTCTGCGACGGCGTCGGCGGCGCCGTCCGCGGCGACCTCGCCTCCAGCACCGCCGTCCAGGCGCTCCGCAAGCTCGACCGCGAGCCCGACGACGACGTCGTCGGCCAGGTCGCCGGGGCCCTGCACCGCGCCGACGACCGGATCGCCGAGCTGGTCGAGGAGGACCCCGCCCTCAACGGCACCTCCACCACCGCCACGGTCGCGCTCTTCGACGGCACCCGGTTCGCGATCGGCCACATCGGCGACAGCCGGGCCTACCTCCAGCGGCGCGGCCAGCTGCGCCAGCTCACCCACGACCACACCTTCGTCCAGTCGCTCATCGACGAGGGCCGGATCACCGAGGAGCAGTCGCGGACCCACCCGCACCGCAACCTCATCCTCAAGGCCCTCGACGGGATCCGCCACGAGGAGCCCGACCTCTTCGAGTTCCCCGCCGAGCCCGGCGACCGGGTCCTGGTCTGCAGCGACGGCGCCTGCGGCACGCTCACCGACGACCGGATCGCCGACATCCTCGCCAGCGGCACGCCCGACTACGCCGCGGTCGAGCTGGTGCGTGCCAGCCTCGAGGCCGGCAGCACCGACAACGTCACCTGCGTGGTCGCCGAGGTCAGCGAGCAGCCGCCCGCCGAGGACCTGGCGCCGCTGCTCGTGGGTGCCGCGGCCGACCTGCCGCGGCGTACGCCCCTCTCCGGGGCCGCGGGCGCCGTCGGCGGCCTGTTCCGCGGGCACCGCTCCGGCGACACCGGCGAGATCCCGCCCGTCCCGGGCGACGTGCCCGAGGGTGCGTTCGCCGCCGACCCGATCGACCACGAGACCGCCCGCTACGCCCCGCGGCCCCCGCGCCGCTTCGCGTGGCTGCGCCGGCTGCTCGTCCTCGCCGTCGTGCTCGGCGTGGCGTGGGTGGTGCTGGCCGCCGGCTGGTCGTGGAGCCAGCAGCAGTTCTACGTCGCCGAGCAGGACGGCAAGGTCGCGATCTTCCGCGGCATCGACGCGTCCCTGCCCGGCGTCTCCCTGTCCCACCCCTACGAGACCACCGACGTCGACCTCGACCGGCTGAGCGACATCGACGCCGAGCAGGTGCGCGAGGGCATCGAGGCCGACTCGCTCGACGACGCGCGCCTCACCGTCGACAACTACGCCGCGCGCCAGGACGTCGGCTGA
- a CDS encoding CheR family methyltransferase produces the protein MSLSPRSFTFVADLVRREAAIVLESGKEYLVEARLQPLARAAGFADLDAYVTHLQSGAGYPGRAAVVEALTTNETSWFRDREPFDVLASHVLPDLLARNAARRKITVWSAACSSGQEAYTIAMLLAEHVVPRGWQVEIFATDIAPSMVARTRAGSYSQLEIGRGLPAPLMVKHFQRQGTQWQVSDQLRSMVRTQVMNLAAPFPPMPVFDLVFLRNVLIYFDQPTKRSVLSRVRQVMSPDGYLFLGGAETTLGIDDTWHRQPVGRLTLNRPRPPATPAPVPPRTVPGLVRPTRQEAI, from the coding sequence ATGAGCCTGTCCCCCCGCTCCTTCACCTTCGTGGCCGACCTGGTCCGCCGTGAGGCGGCGATCGTGCTCGAGTCCGGCAAGGAGTACCTCGTCGAGGCCCGGCTGCAGCCGCTCGCCCGTGCCGCCGGGTTCGCGGACCTGGACGCCTACGTCACCCACCTGCAGTCCGGCGCCGGCTACCCCGGTCGCGCGGCGGTGGTGGAGGCGTTGACCACCAACGAGACGTCGTGGTTCCGCGACCGCGAGCCCTTCGACGTGCTGGCCTCCCACGTGCTGCCGGACCTGCTCGCCCGCAACGCCGCCCGGCGCAAGATCACCGTCTGGTCGGCCGCCTGCTCGAGCGGGCAGGAGGCGTACACGATCGCCATGCTGCTGGCCGAGCACGTGGTGCCGCGCGGCTGGCAGGTGGAGATCTTCGCCACCGACATCGCACCGAGCATGGTCGCCCGCACCCGCGCCGGCAGCTACAGCCAGCTCGAGATCGGCCGCGGGCTCCCCGCGCCGCTGATGGTCAAGCACTTCCAGCGCCAGGGCACCCAGTGGCAGGTCTCCGACCAGCTGCGCTCGATGGTGCGGACCCAGGTGATGAACCTGGCGGCCCCGTTCCCGCCGATGCCGGTCTTCGACCTGGTCTTCCTGCGCAACGTGCTCATCTACTTCGACCAGCCGACCAAGCGCTCGGTGCTCAGCCGGGTGCGCCAGGTGATGTCGCCCGACGGCTACCTCTTCCTCGGGGGCGCGGAGACCACGCTCGGCATCGACGACACCTGGCACCGACAGCCCGTCGGCCGGCTCACCCTCAACCGTCCCCGCCCCCCCGCGACACCCGCTCCGGTCCCGCCGCGCACCGTGCCCGGCCTCGTACGACCGACCCGACAGGAAGCGATCTGA
- a CDS encoding chemotaxis protein CheX yields the protein MSSNVQESPVTPDDLHLLGEEVLTAFLLQDAPPASSPEEEQTGRLRASVAVHGQWTGWITLEVSRAAAADLTRRMLSDPEVSEEDVRDAVGELVNVLGGNVKSLLVDGSVLGLPEVLDADAAEWPHVEICQALLWWAGHPVEVRVWGADPVRPAL from the coding sequence ATGAGCTCGAACGTCCAGGAGTCGCCGGTCACGCCGGACGACCTCCACCTCCTCGGCGAGGAGGTGCTCACCGCGTTCCTGCTGCAGGACGCCCCGCCCGCGTCGTCGCCGGAGGAGGAGCAGACCGGCCGGCTGCGGGCCTCGGTCGCCGTGCACGGCCAGTGGACCGGGTGGATCACCCTCGAGGTGTCCCGCGCGGCCGCCGCCGACCTGACCCGCCGCATGCTGAGCGACCCCGAGGTCAGCGAGGAGGACGTCCGCGACGCCGTCGGCGAGCTCGTCAACGTGCTCGGCGGCAACGTCAAGAGCCTGCTCGTCGACGGCAGCGTCCTCGGCCTCCCCGAGGTCCTCGACGCCGACGCCGCCGAGTGGCCCCACGTCGAGATCTGCCAGGCCCTCCTGTGGTGGGCCGGCCACCCCGTCGAAGTCCGCGTCTGGGGCGCCGACCCGGTCCGCCCCGCCCTCTGA